TACCCAGCTTCTCCAATCTGGCTGTCTTGTCTTCATCCGCCCCGATGATACTCATCGATATGAAGCTGATGGGGATAGCGATTGCCGCTTTCTCAACATTCCCTGCCGAAAAAGCCTCATTAATGACGCCTTTAGTTACCTGAATGAAGAAGAGTTCCTGCACAGGCTATTAAATACTCCGATTCCTAGCATCGCTATGCTGTCTCAACTGGAGATGGATGATTTCATTCGTTCTTTCGAACGCATCCGAATGCTCTCTGCCTTAGACAAAGTAAAGTCCAGGATATATCTGAAAGGAATACTCGTAGATACGCTTACCCGGCATTTTTTCTCCCCTGAAACCATCGAGCAGCCAGAATTCCCGCTGTGGCTCGAGCATGCCGTTTCCAAGATGCATCTAAAAGAAAACTTAAACAAAGGCCTTCATGCCTTGTACGAGTTGTCGGGCAGAAGTGTCGGTCATATCAACCGGGCCTTCCGCCAATATTTAAACCAGACACCGACAGAATTTATCAACCAGCTAAGGCTCAACGTGGCGCGTAATCTGCTACTTACTACTGAACTGCGTGTGGTCGAAATCGCCCTGGAATCCGGCTTTGAGAATGTCAGCCATTTCTATCATCAATTCAAAAAATACTATCACCAAGCCCCGCTAGATTTCCGCAAAAATACGCATGCCAATAGACTAGTTTAACTGTTCATAAACATAGCAAAAGGGCTCCCTCTCTGCCTAATACAGAGAGGAAGCCCTTACATCTCAAGATATTGAACTTATTATCCAGCTGTGCTTATTTTGAATTCCACAGCTCCATACGTTCTGTGTACTTCTGGTTAATGATTTCTTCTACTTTTTCATCCCCAGCCTTTTTCATATCCGCAAGCATCTTATCGAATGTAGCGTTGGCTTCGGCTTCAGAAGGAGCAATGATTACTCTAGTAATGCTTTGATCCATAATATCTTTTACCTTCTGTGCAGTCAGTGCTTCAGGTGTTCCGCCGTCAGGGCTCAAGTTGTCATATTCCGCAGTATCCCATACAGAATCTCCAAGGCTCTTAATTGCCATCTGATCTACTTCACTGCGTTGATATTTAACTGCCATATCGTAAGGCTGTTCATTTGCATCTAGACCATTCTTAATAAACCACAACCATTTACGAACACCGCTCTTCTTCACTGTGTCGTCCCAGTTTTCCTTGAAGCTATCCAAGAATGCAGGATCCGGTTGTCTCTTACCATCTACCATAGTGTATTGAACGCCTTCTTGGCCCCACAGCAATAAATGCTGTCCTTCATCGCTTGCCAA
This Paenibacillus sp. FSL R5-0345 DNA region includes the following protein-coding sequences:
- a CDS encoding helix-turn-helix domain-containing protein, which encodes MIKYTEASHINPELLADPFWVESLSQVSPEHTHDFYEFFILTEGRCRHIVNGATQLLQSGCLVFIRPDDTHRYEADGDSDCRFLNIPCRKSLINDAFSYLNEEEFLHRLLNTPIPSIAMLSQLEMDDFIRSFERIRMLSALDKVKSRIYLKGILVDTLTRHFFSPETIEQPEFPLWLEHAVSKMHLKENLNKGLHALYELSGRSVGHINRAFRQYLNQTPTEFINQLRLNVARNLLLTTELRVVEIALESGFENVSHFYHQFKKYYHQAPLDFRKNTHANRLV